A DNA window from Anaerocolumna sp. AGMB13020 contains the following coding sequences:
- a CDS encoding peptidylprolyl isomerase codes for MKKSLITILVVLIVIIGVVAAGFALRKGNTAGGGSAVSGYKEQLAEPKNGETVAELVIKDFGSIRVKFFHEEAPKAVENFITHAKDGYYDGLSFHRVMDNFMIQGGDPTGTGMAGESIWGDNFEDEFSDNLQPYRGALCMANSGANTNGSQFFIVQAKDTYDEATLASITQQMGTAYNDDAIEGYSKNGGTPWLYRAHTVFGQVYEGLEVLDAIAGTATDENDKPVSDVIIEKIIVSEYGK; via the coding sequence ATGAAGAAGAGTCTAATCACTATTTTAGTTGTATTAATTGTCATAATTGGAGTAGTTGCTGCGGGATTTGCGTTAAGAAAAGGGAATACAGCAGGAGGAGGTTCAGCTGTATCAGGTTATAAAGAACAGTTAGCTGAACCCAAAAACGGTGAGACAGTGGCTGAACTGGTAATAAAAGACTTTGGTTCCATTCGCGTGAAGTTTTTTCATGAAGAAGCTCCCAAGGCCGTGGAAAATTTTATAACGCATGCAAAAGACGGTTATTATGATGGTTTATCCTTTCATAGGGTTATGGATAACTTTATGATTCAGGGCGGTGACCCTACAGGAACCGGAATGGCTGGTGAAAGCATCTGGGGAGATAACTTTGAAGATGAGTTCTCAGATAATTTGCAGCCCTACCGCGGAGCACTTTGTATGGCCAACAGCGGAGCGAATACCAACGGAAGCCAGTTCTTTATCGTGCAGGCGAAGGACACTTACGATGAGGCAACCTTAGCCTCCATTACACAGCAGATGGGTACTGCTTATAATGATGACGCCATTGAAGGGTATTCTAAGAATGGAGGAACTCCCTGGCTTTATCGAGCACATACGGTTTTTGGACAAGTATACGAAGGACTTGAGGTTCTGGATGCAATTGCTGGTACAGCTACAGATGAAAATGATAAACCTGTTTCGGATGTTATCATTGAAAAGATTATTGTTTCGGAATATGGTAAATAA
- a CDS encoding response regulator transcription factor, with product MDKLKVLVVDDESRMRKLVKDFLSKKNYEVYEAENGEQAVDMFFNIKDISLLVLDVMMPKMDGWQVCREIRQYSQVPIIMLTAKSDEKDELLGFELGVDEYISKPFSPKILVARVEAILRRTNAIEEGIVEVGGIVLDKAAHMVKIDEEAIDLSFKEFELLTYFITNQGVALSRERILNNVWNYDYFGDARTIDTHVKKLRSKMGEKGEYIKTIWGMGYKFEID from the coding sequence ATGGATAAATTAAAAGTTTTAGTAGTTGACGATGAAAGCAGAATGCGTAAACTTGTAAAGGACTTTTTAAGTAAAAAGAATTATGAGGTATATGAAGCAGAAAATGGAGAACAGGCCGTTGATATGTTCTTTAACATTAAGGACATTTCTTTGCTTGTACTGGATGTCATGATGCCTAAAATGGATGGGTGGCAGGTATGCAGGGAAATCCGGCAGTATTCCCAGGTTCCTATTATAATGCTCACAGCAAAGAGTGATGAAAAGGACGAGTTATTAGGCTTTGAGCTTGGTGTTGACGAATATATCTCAAAACCCTTCAGTCCCAAAATTCTGGTGGCCAGAGTTGAGGCAATCCTTCGAAGAACCAATGCCATAGAAGAAGGTATCGTAGAAGTAGGAGGTATCGTACTTGATAAAGCTGCTCATATGGTGAAGATAGATGAAGAAGCAATCGACCTCAGTTTCAAGGAATTTGAACTGCTTACTTATTTTATCACGAATCAGGGCGTGGCATTATCCAGAGAGAGGATATTGAATAATGTATGGAATTATGACTACTTTGGAGATGCCAGAACCATTGATACCCATGTAAAGAAACTGAGAAGCAAAATGGGTGAAAAAGGAGAATATATAAAGACAATTTGGGGAATGGGTTATAAATTTGAAATCGATTAA
- a CDS encoding sensor histidine kinase: protein MNLKLIKYLNLKSIRIKLTLTLAILITATIGILWILNRSFLQEYYINSKVASLGKTYKDIKAVYETIDTNNLTAEDNLNMEKVTEYRNINVFVINTETYIWYENKEWYSAKNASLANKERYGQLMAKVYSILMTDNDIVKDMGEYFVFKEYEARVNTNYLRLLGHTEGKSFIYIETNLETMRESVAVANQFLAYVGVIAVIISILVMLWISKKFTGPILQLAGIAKKMSDLDFDVKYVVDSEDELGELGGSINVLSEKLENTISELKSANNELLSDLQNKVQIDEMRKDFLSNVTHELKTPIALIQGYAEGLKDNISEDQDSKDFYCEVIIDEAQKMNSMVKKLLSLNQIEFGSNQPNIERFDLTALVKSVIHSTEILQEQKKATMHFEETEPLYVWADEYMIEEVLTNYISNALNHVEGPRIIEVKFIQMGEVVRVAVFNTGIPIPEEDLENIWIKFYKVDKARTREYGGSGIGLSIVKAIMDSHNRKCGAINHENGVEFWFELDTNV, encoded by the coding sequence ATGAATCTAAAATTAATAAAATACCTGAACTTAAAATCGATCAGGATTAAACTTACCCTGACCCTTGCTATTCTGATTACAGCTACTATAGGAATACTATGGATACTAAACAGATCTTTTTTACAGGAATATTATATAAACAGTAAGGTTGCCAGCCTTGGAAAAACCTATAAGGACATAAAAGCAGTTTATGAAACCATTGATACGAATAACTTGACTGCCGAGGATAACCTTAACATGGAAAAAGTTACAGAGTATCGTAATATCAATGTCTTTGTTATAAATACCGAAACATATATTTGGTATGAAAATAAGGAGTGGTATTCCGCTAAAAATGCATCCCTTGCCAATAAAGAACGTTATGGTCAGTTAATGGCAAAAGTTTATTCCATATTAATGACGGATAATGATATCGTTAAGGATATGGGGGAATATTTTGTTTTTAAAGAGTATGAAGCAAGGGTCAATACCAATTATTTAAGACTACTAGGTCATACAGAAGGCAAGAGTTTTATTTATATTGAAACTAATCTGGAAACCATGAGAGAAAGTGTGGCGGTGGCCAATCAATTCCTTGCTTATGTAGGAGTAATTGCAGTAATTATATCAATTCTTGTAATGCTTTGGATAAGTAAGAAATTTACCGGCCCAATTCTTCAGCTGGCAGGAATTGCAAAAAAGATGAGTGATTTAGACTTTGATGTGAAGTATGTGGTTGACTCAGAGGATGAATTAGGTGAATTGGGAGGCAGTATTAATGTATTATCGGAGAAGTTGGAAAATACGATTTCAGAGTTAAAAAGTGCCAATAATGAGCTGCTTTCGGATCTCCAGAACAAGGTTCAGATAGATGAGATGCGAAAAGACTTTTTATCCAATGTAACCCATGAGTTAAAGACCCCGATAGCTTTGATACAGGGTTATGCAGAAGGTCTTAAGGATAATATCAGTGAAGATCAGGATAGTAAGGATTTCTATTGTGAAGTTATCATTGATGAAGCACAGAAGATGAATAGTATGGTAAAGAAGCTGCTATCCTTAAACCAGATTGAATTTGGTAGTAACCAGCCAAACATTGAACGTTTTGATTTGACAGCCTTGGTTAAATCAGTGATTCACTCAACTGAAATACTTCAGGAACAGAAAAAGGCCACAATGCATTTTGAAGAGACGGAGCCTTTATATGTATGGGCTGACGAATATATGATAGAAGAAGTACTTACCAATTACATCAGCAATGCCTTGAATCATGTAGAGGGGCCCAGAATAATAGAAGTTAAGTTTATTCAAATGGGAGAGGTAGTTAGGGTAGCTGTCTTTAATACGGGTATTCCAATACCGGAGGAGGATCTTGAAAATATCTGGATCAAGTTCTATAAGGTGGATAAAGCCAGAACCAGAGAATACGGCGGCAGCGGTATTGGACTGTCCATTGTAAAAGCTATTATGGATTCCCATAATAGAAAATGCGGTGCAATCAATCATGAAAATGGCGTAGAGTTCTGGTTTGAACTGGATACGAATGTGTAA
- a CDS encoding DUF4352 domain-containing protein, with translation MKKPLLLLTLFCGMMFTGCAKMTDLSDQQSDVIAEYMAGSVLRYTDNYKEALIYPEDTKDEQNNGSIINESKDTTTEENTANTAPDNEETNKGAVTTGNSTGTKNTEAVKSDLTYQEFYKIISDNKYQFKYTDYKLQTSYAQREAYFTLTPTSGNKLLAVNFKVSNKSKSSVKVNLEKIHIVYKLSTKDGKSYSPMVTLLDTDLKYLNLTLKSGKSDDAVLLFDVPENLKTDGLTLSISLNGQKAIIDLNE, from the coding sequence ATGAAAAAACCACTTTTATTACTTACCTTGTTTTGTGGGATGATGTTTACAGGCTGTGCGAAAATGACTGATTTATCAGATCAGCAAAGTGATGTTATTGCGGAATATATGGCAGGTTCCGTGTTAAGATATACAGATAATTATAAGGAAGCTCTGATTTATCCCGAAGACACGAAAGATGAACAAAACAACGGAAGCATTATAAACGAAAGCAAGGACACCACGACAGAAGAAAACACAGCAAATACTGCCCCAGACAATGAGGAAACCAATAAAGGCGCTGTTACAACAGGTAACAGTACAGGAACAAAAAATACGGAAGCGGTAAAAAGTGATTTAACTTATCAGGAATTTTACAAAATTATCAGTGATAATAAATACCAGTTTAAGTATACTGACTACAAACTGCAAACAAGCTATGCACAGAGAGAGGCGTATTTCACACTTACACCGACTTCAGGCAATAAGCTGCTTGCTGTAAACTTTAAGGTATCGAACAAATCCAAGAGCTCTGTTAAAGTCAATCTGGAAAAGATACATATTGTCTATAAGCTGAGTACGAAGGACGGAAAGTCCTATTCACCTATGGTAACTTTACTGGATACGGATTTGAAATACCTGAATCTCACTCTGAAAAGCGGTAAATCCGATGATGCTGTTTTGTTATTTGATGTGCCTGAAAATTTGAAAACCGACGGACTCACTCTAAGTATTTCACTGAATGGGCAAAAAGCAATTATAGATTTGAACGAATAA
- a CDS encoding PH domain-containing protein gives MIYTEKKRSKLFGLPLSFTSYTITDDKITITSGFLNITVDDAFMYKVQDVKLTKSFWERIYGLGSLTCYTGDTTHPELKILHIKRTSEIKDFLLTASEEARRKRRALHTMEI, from the coding sequence ATGATTTATACAGAAAAGAAGCGTTCGAAGTTATTCGGACTTCCTTTATCCTTTACCTCATATACAATCACGGATGACAAGATAACCATAACAAGCGGATTTTTAAACATTACCGTTGACGATGCATTTATGTATAAGGTCCAGGATGTAAAACTCACAAAAAGCTTTTGGGAAAGAATCTATGGTCTTGGTTCCCTTACTTGTTACACAGGCGATACTACACATCCTGAACTTAAGATTCTGCATATTAAGAGAACCTCAGAAATTAAGGACTTTCTTTTAACAGCATCTGAAGAAGCCAGACGAAAAAGAAGAGCTTTACACACAATGGAAATATAA
- a CDS encoding threonine/serine exporter family protein, translated as MNYKLLADTAMLAGEIMLVSGAETYRVEDTMSRILKISGLERTEAFVTPTGIFLCLDDTGIDGISLVKRVDNRVTNISYIFETNNVSRNLCSGVMSVEEAYLELKSIKTRNQYSNFLIYPCTVIGSSAFTILLGGDLLNSVIAGVNGGFIVLVTILTMKLKINTFIKNLTASVLIALNSMLFLHYLSGAIQLDALIGGSIMPLLPGVAITNAIRDTLQGDYMSGGARAIESFVLAASSAVGIGIGIALYSLLAGGINL; from the coding sequence ATGAATTATAAATTATTAGCGGATACTGCCATGCTGGCAGGTGAAATAATGTTAGTAAGCGGAGCAGAGACCTACAGAGTGGAAGATACAATGAGCAGGATTCTAAAGATATCAGGACTTGAGAGGACAGAAGCCTTTGTTACTCCTACAGGCATTTTTTTATGTCTTGATGATACGGGAATTGATGGAATCAGCCTTGTGAAAAGAGTGGACAATCGTGTGACGAATATATCCTATATCTTTGAAACAAATAATGTATCCAGAAACCTTTGCTCCGGCGTGATGTCAGTAGAAGAAGCTTATCTGGAACTTAAAAGTATAAAGACAAGGAATCAATACAGCAATTTTCTGATCTATCCATGCACCGTAATAGGTTCCTCAGCCTTTACCATCTTGCTTGGAGGTGACTTGCTTAACAGTGTTATAGCTGGGGTAAATGGAGGGTTTATTGTTCTGGTCACTATATTAACCATGAAACTTAAAATAAACACCTTTATAAAGAATCTGACGGCATCTGTGCTAATTGCACTAAACAGTATGTTATTTCTTCATTATCTCAGCGGGGCAATACAATTGGATGCCCTTATTGGCGGCTCTATAATGCCTTTGCTTCCAGGGGTAGCTATTACCAATGCCATCAGGGATACACTTCAGGGTGATTATATGTCAGGAGGTGCCAGAGCAATTGAGTCCTTTGTGTTGGCTGCTTCCAGTGCTGTTGGAATTGGAATTGGTATTGCATTGTATTCCTTACTGGCAGGAGGTATAAACCTATGA
- a CDS encoding threonine/serine exporter family protein — protein MMFIQVVGAFIAVVAFAVIIGVPRKFLGFAGLVGAIGWFVYLILEPTGLTVVGRMFFAALMVALISHSFARLMKTPVTLFLIAGILPLVPGVGMYRIVYNLITNNNTVAGHYMNETIQIAGMIALAIFIMDTIFRIFQKNK, from the coding sequence ATGATGTTTATTCAGGTAGTAGGTGCATTTATAGCTGTCGTAGCTTTTGCTGTAATCATTGGTGTTCCAAGAAAATTTCTGGGTTTTGCAGGACTTGTAGGTGCTATTGGCTGGTTCGTTTATCTAATACTGGAACCGACAGGTCTGACGGTAGTGGGAAGGATGTTCTTTGCCGCACTTATGGTTGCGCTTATATCCCATAGCTTTGCTAGACTTATGAAGACTCCTGTAACACTATTTTTGATTGCTGGAATTCTGCCTTTGGTTCCGGGAGTTGGTATGTACCGTATTGTATATAACCTGATAACCAATAACAATACGGTAGCCGGACACTATATGAATGAAACAATACAAATAGCAGGAATGATTGCGTTGGCAATCTTTATTATGGATACTATCTTTCGAATATTTCAGAAGAATAAATAG
- a CDS encoding histidine phosphatase family protein — MRIGLLRHFKVNCPHKKMMTSEEFRQWSEHYERSRVIKNKVEMYGCKWDICYVSDLPRAITTAKEVYSGHLHIDKLLREVDNAPFIHTERIKLPFEIWHVCGRLAWYFKSKSQPESREGTRRRINAFLDKIDWSQDNVLIVFHGFMLYNFQKELKNRGFSGEKIRRVKNGVLYQFIKEDLVEESIEPNFSE; from the coding sequence ATGAGAATTGGTTTATTGAGGCATTTTAAGGTAAACTGTCCCCATAAGAAAATGATGACTTCGGAGGAGTTTCGTCAGTGGTCTGAACATTATGAGCGGTCAAGGGTTATAAAAAACAAAGTAGAAATGTATGGATGCAAGTGGGACATCTGTTATGTGAGCGATCTCCCAAGAGCAATAACAACAGCTAAGGAAGTATATAGCGGTCATTTACATATTGATAAGCTTTTAAGAGAAGTCGATAATGCTCCCTTTATTCATACAGAGCGAATTAAGCTCCCTTTTGAAATCTGGCATGTATGCGGCAGGTTGGCCTGGTACTTTAAGTCAAAAAGTCAACCAGAGTCAAGAGAAGGCACCAGAAGACGTATAAATGCATTTCTTGATAAGATTGACTGGTCACAGGATAATGTATTGATTGTATTTCATGGATTCATGTTATATAATTTTCAAAAAGAATTAAAGAACAGAGGATTTTCAGGAGAAAAAATCAGAAGAGTAAAAAATGGTGTATTGTATCAGTTTATCAAAGAAGATTTGGTAGAAGAATCAATAGAGCCTAATTTTAGCGAGTAA
- the rlmH gene encoding 23S rRNA (pseudouridine(1915)-N(3))-methyltransferase RlmH: protein MKITLICVGKLKENYFTQAVSEYTKRLSRYTKLEIIELPDEKTPDGASEADELRIKNIEGEKILKQVKEGTYCLALAIEGKMYDSVDFSNQLEKLKLNGKSHLTFIIGGSLGLSDEVIKRADTLISFSKMTFPHQLMRVILLEQIYRAYRIAAGEPYHK, encoded by the coding sequence ATGAAGATAACACTTATATGTGTGGGAAAGCTCAAAGAGAATTATTTTACCCAGGCAGTATCAGAATACACAAAAAGGCTCAGCCGTTATACAAAATTGGAGATTATTGAGTTGCCTGATGAAAAAACACCTGATGGAGCAAGTGAAGCAGACGAGCTTCGTATCAAGAACATCGAAGGCGAGAAAATATTAAAACAGGTAAAAGAAGGCACTTATTGCCTGGCACTTGCTATCGAAGGGAAGATGTATGATTCTGTAGATTTTTCCAATCAATTGGAGAAACTGAAATTAAACGGTAAGAGTCATCTGACCTTTATCATAGGAGGTTCCCTCGGTTTAAGTGATGAAGTGATAAAAAGAGCGGATACTCTGATTAGTTTTTCAAAAATGACTTTTCCACATCAATTAATGAGAGTCATATTGTTAGAGCAGATATACAGAGCTTACCGGATAGCTGCTGGCGAGCCATATCATAAATAG
- a CDS encoding histidine phosphatase family protein, which produces MNIYLIRHGRQNSPLCNVDVELAAEGRRQAELLGKRMEKYNIDALYSSDLIRAVQTAEIINKYLGQEHHIREDIKEISFGYLEGKSDAEIDLEFADFKREQQLLEEDIPYPGGECGREVFERAMRTINEITDGEKKNIAVVTHGGVIRALVSGLLSLDMSKKLLLAASLENTSITHLFYNKERKRFYLQRFNDYAHLEGEDDLLRINFLK; this is translated from the coding sequence ATGAATATATACTTGATACGTCATGGCAGACAAAACAGTCCATTATGCAATGTAGACGTTGAACTGGCAGCAGAAGGCAGAAGACAAGCAGAGCTGTTGGGAAAACGTATGGAAAAATACAATATTGATGCCCTCTATTCCAGTGATTTGATTCGTGCAGTACAGACAGCAGAGATTATTAATAAATATCTGGGACAGGAGCATCATATAAGAGAAGATATCAAAGAAATTTCCTTTGGCTATTTAGAGGGGAAATCTGATGCGGAAATCGATCTGGAATTTGCTGATTTTAAAAGAGAACAGCAATTATTGGAGGAGGATATTCCATATCCCGGCGGTGAATGCGGCAGAGAAGTGTTTGAGAGGGCTATGAGAACCATAAATGAAATAACTGATGGAGAGAAAAAGAATATTGCGGTAGTAACCCATGGCGGTGTAATAAGAGCATTGGTGTCCGGACTTTTAAGTCTTGATATGAGCAAGAAGTTATTGCTTGCAGCATCACTGGAGAATACCAGTATTACCCATCTCTTCTACAATAAAGAGAGAAAACGTTTTTACCTTCAGCGTTTCAATGATTACGCTCATTTGGAAGGTGAAGATGATTTACTTCGTATAAATTTCCTGAAATAA
- a CDS encoding transporter substrate-binding domain-containing protein: MKKVVCLLLAAATVISLAGCSKSDDKLIVGTEAGFAPYEYMEGDKVVGIDIDISQAIADALGKELEIKNMDFDGALLAVQQGKVDFVAAGVSVDDERKEKMDFSNEYVNSTEVIVVNKATPAVSSKEDLNDKVIGVQQGNIADFYVSEPENVTPKDIKRYTKFAQAAEDLKNNKIDCIVMDQYPAEELVGSNDTLAIITKTDGTYDVLFEDKYAIAVKKGNKELLDKINEVIDKLIEEGKIDEFTANHTK, from the coding sequence ATGAAAAAAGTTGTATGTTTACTACTGGCAGCGGCTACGGTGATTTCACTGGCAGGATGTAGCAAGTCAGATGATAAGCTGATTGTAGGTACTGAGGCAGGATTTGCTCCTTATGAGTATATGGAGGGTGACAAGGTAGTCGGTATTGATATCGATATTTCACAGGCCATAGCGGATGCTTTGGGGAAAGAACTGGAGATTAAGAATATGGATTTTGATGGTGCACTGTTAGCAGTACAGCAGGGAAAGGTTGATTTTGTAGCCGCCGGAGTATCCGTTGATGATGAAAGAAAAGAAAAGATGGATTTTTCCAATGAATATGTAAACTCTACAGAAGTAATCGTAGTGAATAAAGCAACACCAGCAGTTAGCAGCAAAGAGGATTTAAATGATAAGGTTATAGGTGTTCAGCAGGGTAACATTGCAGATTTTTATGTGTCTGAGCCTGAAAATGTAACTCCGAAGGATATCAAACGATACACGAAATTTGCGCAGGCTGCAGAAGATCTTAAGAATAACAAGATTGACTGTATCGTAATGGACCAGTATCCGGCAGAAGAGCTGGTTGGTTCAAATGATACATTGGCAATTATTACGAAAACTGACGGAACCTATGATGTATTATTTGAAGATAAATATGCTATTGCAGTTAAAAAGGGTAACAAAGAACTTCTTGATAAAATCAATGAAGTAATTGACAAGCTTATTGAAGAAGGTAAAATTGATGAATTTACTGCAAACCATACAAAGTAA
- a CDS encoding amino acid ABC transporter permease: protein MSVLEGEGTLNAILDWLNHIGQSYYNAFITEQRYMFYLQGLGNTLLISLLAILIGAFLGVLVAVLRFSTANKKGFGWVSKLCNLYITIIRGTPVLLQLLIIYNLIFTARNTNEILVAGICFGINSGAYVAEIVRAGIESIDKGQYEAGRSLGLNSSQTMFMIIMPQAIKNILPALGNEFIVLIKETSVASMIAITDLTKAASYIGSRTWDLLPPLFIAAVFYLIIVLGLTKLLHLFERRMAQGDRN from the coding sequence ATGTCAGTTTTAGAAGGAGAAGGAACATTGAATGCAATTTTGGATTGGTTAAATCATATTGGTCAAAGCTATTATAATGCCTTTATTACAGAGCAGAGATATATGTTTTATCTGCAAGGCTTGGGGAATACACTGCTTATTTCACTGCTGGCCATATTAATTGGAGCATTTCTTGGCGTATTGGTAGCTGTGCTGCGGTTTTCTACTGCGAATAAGAAAGGGTTTGGCTGGGTCAGCAAATTGTGTAACCTTTATATTACCATCATTCGGGGAACACCTGTATTATTGCAGTTATTAATTATTTATAACCTGATATTCACAGCAAGAAACACCAATGAAATATTGGTGGCCGGTATTTGTTTTGGTATTAATTCCGGAGCTTATGTTGCTGAGATTGTCAGAGCAGGCATTGAATCCATTGATAAGGGACAGTACGAAGCCGGACGTTCCTTAGGCCTTAACAGCAGCCAGACCATGTTTATGATCATTATGCCTCAGGCAATTAAAAACATTCTGCCGGCCCTTGGTAATGAATTCATTGTATTAATCAAAGAAACCTCAGTAGCAAGTATGATTGCAATAACAGACCTGACCAAAGCAGCCTCTTACATCGGTTCCAGGACCTGGGATTTATTACCGCCATTATTTATTGCGGCAGTATTTTATCTGATCATCGTATTAGGGCTGACAAAGTTATTGCATTTATTCGAAAGGAGGATGGCACAAGGTGATAGAAATTAA
- a CDS encoding amino acid ABC transporter ATP-binding protein: MIEIKNLTKQFGSQVVLNNLSETIQKGEKVVVIGPSGSGKSTFLRCLNLLETPNSGEIWFEGQNILDPKNDINVLRRKMGMVFQQFNLFPHKTVKENITLAPVKLGILGKEEAEQKAQELLKRVGLPEKANSYPKQLSGGQKQRIAIARALAMNPDVMLFDEPTSALDPEMVGEVLELMKELAEDGMTMVVVTHEMGFAREVGTRVLFMDQGSIMEQNEPQAFFQNPTNPRLKEFLSKVL, encoded by the coding sequence GTGATAGAAATTAAGAATCTTACGAAACAATTTGGCTCTCAGGTGGTACTAAATAATCTCTCCGAAACGATTCAAAAAGGAGAAAAAGTAGTTGTTATAGGGCCCTCCGGTTCGGGTAAATCTACCTTCTTACGATGCCTTAACCTCCTCGAGACACCAAATAGCGGAGAAATCTGGTTTGAGGGACAGAACATCCTGGATCCTAAAAACGATATTAATGTACTGCGGAGAAAAATGGGAATGGTTTTTCAGCAGTTTAATCTCTTTCCCCATAAAACGGTAAAAGAGAATATAACCCTGGCACCGGTTAAACTGGGGATACTGGGAAAAGAAGAAGCGGAGCAGAAGGCGCAGGAGCTTCTTAAGCGTGTTGGACTGCCGGAAAAAGCAAACAGCTATCCCAAGCAGCTCTCAGGAGGACAGAAACAGAGAATAGCCATCGCCAGAGCACTGGCAATGAACCCGGACGTTATGCTCTTTGATGAGCCTACCTCTGCCCTGGACCCGGAAATGGTAGGTGAGGTACTGGAACTGATGAAGGAACTGGCAGAGGATGGAATGACTATGGTAGTAGTAACGCATGAGATGGGTTTTGCCAGAGAGGTAGGAACCAGAGTTCTTTTTATGGATCAGGGTTCAATTATGGAGCAAAATGAGCCTCAGGCCTTTTTCCAAAATCCTACTAATCCAAGGCTGAAAGAATTTTTATCTAAAGTGCTGTAA